One Plasmodium coatneyi strain Hackeri chromosome 14, complete sequence genomic window carries:
- a CDS encoding Pre-mRNA splicing factor PRP17: MDMLKEYDDDSEDVEGDGTEVAVGMKNDQGEEEKGEMVNVTPVSLMNCAPDVDTYDLEIKNYKEKFKNMEKKIMFDDPTFLSVLNKPQQGPSINGNYNFLKNASKNHYNGCIESTHVNKNMFDYQYNQFNLTGVAENPALKSCYKKNYQNYIVARSRNYELLNDGQPSYDQRCKKKRIKSGREDDGALERYKGPWEDKTTLNNKHGEKTEKGDTLENEGAKEDSQINNEQTNNEKDESKKAARKNAIMKLESCSLDEAIKKNVVNEKSTLYNDKVVSTLHINEESNEYYHKSWFELPAEYKDRDFMIEENFPPKKEIHTYKGHKLGVQKIRFFPKYGNYILSASLDHTLKLWGVYKSKTCVRTYKGHFKGVKDVLFDNDGTNFLSCSYDNNVIYWDTEYGKIKGVYNQKKTPYCLCLNPDDPNTFLVGGANNKICHIDFRTGNIELEYNEHLQAINTITLCENNKKLISTSDDKKIFIWEYGLPVVVKYISDASMFSITAVSVHPSNNFFLCQSMNNVITVYEATGKFRLFSKKTFKGHHNIGYAINVSCSNDGKYVISGDSNGGLFIWNWKKMSNFKNMKAHKNVCIDCAWHPFKTSMLATASWDSTIKLWE; the protein is encoded by the coding sequence ATGGACATGTTGAAGGAGTATGATGACGATAGTGAAGACGTGGAGGGAGACGGCACTGAAGTCGCCGTAGGGATGAAAAACGAccaaggggaagaggaaaagggtgAAATGGTAAATGTAACTCCCGTTAGCCTAATGAATTGTGCCCCCGACGTTGACACATACGActtggaaataaaaaactacaaagaaaagtttaaaaatatggaaaagaagATAATGTTCGACGACCCGACATTTCTCAGTGTATTAAATAAGCCACAACAGGGACCCAGCATAAATGgaaattacaattttttaaaaaatgcatcCAAGAATCATTACAATGGGTGCATAGAATCAACCCATGTGAATAAAAACATGTTTGATTATCAGTATAATCAGTTTAACTTAACCGGAGTAGCGGAGAATCCGGCCCTGAAAAGTTGCTACAAGAAGAATTACCAAAATTATATAGTAGCAAGGAGTAGGAATTATGAACTGCTAAATGATGGGCAGCCGTCATATGATCAGAGGtgtaagaagaaaagaatcaaaagtggaagggaagatgaTGGTGCTTTGGAAAGGTATAAAGGCCCCTGGGAAGATAAGACCACATTGAATAACAAACATGGGGAAAAGACTGAAAAGGGGGATACACTCGAAAATGAGGGAGCAAAGGAGGATTCCCAAATAAATAATGAACAGACTAATAATGAGAAAGACGAGTCTAAAAAGGCAGCAAGGAAAAACGCAATTATGAAGTTAGAATCTTGCAGTTTGGACGaagcaattaaaaaaaatgtggtgaACGAGAAAAGTACCCTATATAATGACAAGGTAGTCTCCACattacatataaatgaagaatCAAATGAATATTATCATAAGTCCTGGTTCGAATTGCCAGCAGAATATAAAGATAGAGATTTTATGATAGAAGAGAATTTTCCTCCTAAGAAAGAAATTCACACATATAAAGGACACAAACTGGGGGTTCAGAAGATTCGCTTTTTTCCCAAATATGGAAATTACATTCTTTCTGCCTCGTTAGATCATACGTTAAAATTATGGGGAGTGTATAAATCGAAGACTTGCGTAAGGACATATAAGGGACACTTTAAAGGGGTTAAAGATGTGCTTTTTGATAATGACGGAACGAATTTCCTAAGCTGCAGTTATGACAATAATGTAATTTATTGGGATACAGAatatgggaaaataaaaggagtgtATAATCAGAAGAAGACTCCATACTGTTTATGCCTAAATCCCGATGATCCAAACACGTTTTTGGTTGGCGGTGCTAATAACAAAATTTGCCACATAGATTTCCGAACAGGAAACATTGAATTAGAATACAATGAACATTTACAAGCCATAAATACTATTACCCTAtgtgaaaataataaaaaattgataaGTACATCTGATGATAAAAAGATTTTTATTTGGGAGTATGGCCTTCCTGTCGTCGTCAAGTATATTTCAGATGCATCTATGTTTTCCATAACAGCCGTTTCTGTGCACCCAAgtaacaacttttttttatgtcaatCTATGAACAATGTAATTACTGTTTATGAAGCAACGGGGAAATTTCGACTATTTTCAAAGAAGACCTTTAAGGGCCATCACAATATTGGTTATGCTATTAACGTGTCTTGTAGCAATGACGGAAAGTACGTCATTAGTGGGGATAGTAATGGAGGCCTCTTCATTtggaattggaaaaaaatgtcaaattttaaaaatatgaaagcGCATAAAAATGTCTGCATAGATTGTGCGTGGCACCCGTTTAAGACCTCCATGTTGGCAACCGCTAGCTGGGACTCCACCATTAAGCTGTGGGAATGA